From a single Nostoc sp. MS1 genomic region:
- a CDS encoding effector-associated domain EAD1-containing protein: protein MNLSGSELKRMVNAIVKAYPIKEDLAMMVQFELEENLDVIAGGGNQTQLVFNLVTKWAIPRGKTYRLIIAAYQTNPDNPELKEFYESVVLKKRFIVHSSIKSQDFGPEINWQGETDEIQLQSWLKSEPDYWDVGFLKRAIEQSASVCRIEIPSCKIMGTGVLITPNKLLTNYHVLRNSDTNDMESNALNAILNFGCVTSDDGLESQGKTFKLDRQKPILKFSVTEELDYVLLQVEAKIFQVADIKPARWDSRILPLEKTGINVLQHPEGDSMKLSVSQDGITGVYQHRGLVQYVNKTAVGSSGSPCFDENWYLIALHHAQRAKTFGSIREGILFTSIYQEIKNLLD from the coding sequence ATGAATCTATCTGGTAGCGAATTAAAAAGGATGGTTAATGCCATTGTTAAGGCTTATCCTATAAAAGAGGATTTGGCAATGATGGTGCAGTTTGAATTAGAAGAAAATTTAGATGTGATCGCGGGAGGTGGCAATCAGACACAGTTAGTGTTTAATCTAGTTACAAAATGGGCAATTCCTAGAGGCAAAACCTATCGTCTCATTATAGCAGCCTACCAAACTAATCCTGACAATCCTGAACTCAAAGAATTTTATGAGTCTGTGGTTCTCAAGAAACGATTTATTGTACATTCTTCTATCAAAAGCCAAGATTTTGGTCCAGAGATTAATTGGCAGGGGGAAACCGATGAAATTCAACTCCAAAGTTGGTTAAAATCTGAACCAGATTATTGGGATGTAGGTTTTTTAAAACGGGCAATTGAACAATCAGCTTCAGTTTGTCGTATTGAGATTCCCTCTTGTAAGATTATGGGAACTGGTGTTCTAATTACACCTAATAAATTATTAACTAACTATCATGTATTAAGAAATAGTGATACCAATGACATGGAAAGTAATGCTTTAAATGCTATATTAAATTTTGGCTGCGTAACTTCTGATGATGGTTTAGAAAGTCAAGGTAAAACTTTTAAATTAGATAGGCAAAAGCCAATTTTAAAATTTAGTGTAACTGAAGAATTAGATTATGTTTTATTACAAGTGGAAGCAAAAATATTTCAAGTAGCTGATATTAAGCCTGCTCGTTGGGATAGCCGGATATTACCTCTAGAAAAAACTGGAATTAATGTTTTACAACATCCTGAAGGGGACTCAATGAAATTATCAGTCAGTCAAGATGGTATTACAGGAGTTTATCAACATCGAGGTTTGGTTCAATATGTGAATAAAACTGCTGTAGGTTCGAGTGGTTCACCCTGTTTTGATGAAAATTGGTATCTGATAGCGTTACATCATGCCCAAAGAGCGAAAACTTTTGGCTCAATTAGAGAGGGTATTTTATTTACTTCTATTTATCAAGAAATCAAAAATTTATTAGATTAA
- a CDS encoding tetratricopeptide repeat protein, translated as MQLSGGDYEKLVDLMVKAYPNKIDLEQMLRFNLEENLDEIAQGQTIKENSFNLIKWAESRDKLKDLLEAIHKDRPHLQDNIRELLEIYFRKENKPFVRYEISPYPSPYELKSEDIIRTFTARASELEHLERLLINSTGQQRCSVVGISGIGGVGKTALACYFAEINYQQHFYDGVICLRVDDKSLTEIALEFASYYPIKIDDRDKNRGASHIIQKIFKTKKALLIFDNAEDSDIKALFPKPFQDKYSLIVTTRDKLLISALNIPHKGQLVLSTFEPNDSWKLLENLLGSQRLEDERTAVERIIELVGNLPLALNIIGKILTIEDSITEYEALLRQEKQRLLDERVSEKDINVRASLELSLNLLKKRNQENTINFFACLSVCSKDGFSFHTAKAASGLDKEDTHTHLRNLRQLSLIEGSQHTQKRYSFHPLIYLFAQDLLSKNYQLEQQVQKRYTHFYQNFVKYKNFKNKEINKILKSELNNIVLVAQWLKSERIADYDFAFCLIPFFNKNGNLREAIDIISIFISLANQNSDIENIVKLSIQKVKYLLKLDEQKQAKQESDLIISILDKIDKNDIEIYADKATWLIQRGRIFQKQGDLDEAIEYINRSLEIHQELNDERGVAMSLNTLAGVYKQKGDLDQALKMYQQSLKIKEKIGDKEGIIIALNSISQIYNKLKQYDNAVEILKKCIYFERENNNLTSLSIQLYELARICNKLERYDDAIILLEECVVIGKQLKDEPGLAKTYHELAINYTEKKEFDNALHYFELNIVLSKKQTISIPYNAIGRIFLEQGKIKEAAVKFRQSFEYAEKLKYVSDLEKTLPQLIRTLIKLGERQEALDYCNRALAIDSQNRTFIQQQKQLLKS; from the coding sequence ATGCAATTATCGGGTGGTGATTATGAAAAACTAGTTGACTTAATGGTCAAAGCTTATCCAAATAAAATTGATTTAGAGCAAATGTTGAGATTTAATCTAGAAGAGAATTTGGATGAAATTGCTCAAGGTCAAACAATTAAAGAAAATAGTTTTAATTTAATTAAATGGGCAGAATCTAGAGACAAATTGAAAGATTTATTGGAAGCAATTCATAAAGATCGCCCTCATTTACAAGACAATATTAGAGAACTATTAGAAATTTACTTTAGAAAAGAAAATAAGCCATTTGTTAGGTATGAAATAAGTCCATATCCTAGTCCATACGAATTAAAATCAGAGGATATCATACGGACATTCACTGCAAGAGCATCAGAGCTAGAACATTTAGAAAGATTACTTATTAACAGTACAGGTCAGCAAAGATGTAGCGTTGTAGGAATATCTGGTATAGGTGGTGTTGGAAAAACAGCACTTGCTTGTTATTTTGCAGAAATAAATTATCAACAACATTTTTATGATGGTGTTATTTGCTTACGAGTGGATGATAAAAGCTTGACAGAGATTGCTCTGGAGTTTGCTAGTTACTATCCCATAAAAATTGACGATAGAGACAAAAACAGAGGTGCATCTCACATTATACAAAAAATCTTTAAAACTAAAAAAGCACTTTTAATTTTTGATAACGCTGAAGATTCAGATATTAAAGCCTTATTTCCTAAACCTTTTCAAGATAAATACTCACTAATCGTCACTACAAGAGATAAACTTTTAATATCTGCTTTAAATATTCCCCATAAAGGTCAGCTTGTGCTTAGTACATTTGAGCCTAATGACTCTTGGAAATTGCTAGAAAACCTTTTGGGTTCTCAACGTCTTGAAGATGAACGAACAGCCGTTGAAAGGATTATTGAGCTTGTAGGTAATTTACCATTAGCATTAAACATTATCGGTAAGATATTAACCATCGAAGATAGCATTACAGAATATGAAGCTTTGTTGCGTCAAGAAAAACAGCGACTATTAGATGAGCGAGTCAGTGAAAAAGACATTAATGTTAGAGCTTCACTTGAGCTTAGTTTAAATTTACTGAAGAAAAGAAACCAAGAAAATACAATTAACTTTTTTGCTTGTTTAAGTGTTTGTTCTAAAGATGGCTTTTCATTTCATACAGCTAAAGCAGCAAGTGGTTTAGATAAGGAGGATACCCATACTCACTTAAGAAACTTACGCCAACTATCATTAATTGAGGGTTCTCAACATACACAAAAAAGATATAGCTTTCATCCTTTAATTTATCTATTTGCTCAAGATTTATTATCTAAAAATTATCAATTAGAACAACAAGTACAAAAAAGATATACACATTTTTATCAAAATTTTGTTAAATATAAAAACTTCAAAAATAAAGAAATTAACAAAATCCTCAAATCAGAATTAAATAATATTGTCTTGGTCGCGCAATGGTTAAAATCTGAGCGGATAGCTGATTATGATTTTGCTTTTTGCCTTATTCCGTTTTTCAATAAAAATGGAAATCTAAGAGAAGCAATTGATATTATTTCTATCTTTATTTCTTTAGCAAATCAAAATTCAGATATAGAAAATATAGTTAAATTATCTATTCAAAAAGTTAAATATTTATTGAAGCTTGATGAACAAAAACAAGCTAAACAAGAAAGTGATTTAATTATAAGTATTTTGGATAAAATAGACAAGAATGATATTGAAATTTATGCAGATAAAGCAACTTGGCTGATTCAAAGAGGACGAATTTTTCAAAAACAAGGAGATTTAGATGAAGCTATTGAATATATTAATCGCAGTCTTGAAATCCATCAAGAATTAAATGATGAAAGAGGTGTGGCAATGTCACTAAATACCTTAGCTGGAGTGTATAAGCAAAAGGGTGACTTGGATCAAGCTTTAAAAATGTATCAACAGAGCCTCAAAATTAAAGAGAAAATAGGAGATAAAGAAGGAATAATAATAGCACTAAATAGTATTAGTCAGATATATAATAAACTAAAACAGTATGATAATGCAGTTGAAATTCTTAAAAAATGTATTTATTTTGAAAGAGAGAATAATAATTTAACGTCTTTATCTATACAGCTATACGAATTAGCTAGAATATGTAATAAACTAGAAAGATATGATGATGCAATCATTCTTCTTGAAGAATGTGTTGTTATTGGTAAACAATTAAAAGACGAACCAGGTTTAGCAAAAACTTATCATGAATTAGCTATTAATTACACTGAAAAAAAAGAGTTTGATAATGCTTTACATTATTTCGAGCTTAATATTGTTCTATCGAAGAAACAAACAATTTCTATTCCTTATAATGCAATAGGAAGGATATTTTTAGAACAAGGAAAAATTAAAGAAGCGGCTGTTAAATTTCGTCAAAGTTTTGAATATGCAGAAAAATTAAAATATGTTTCTGACTTAGAAAAAACTTTACCCCAATTAATTAGAACACTCATCAAGTTAGGAGAAAGACAAGAAGCTCTTGATTACTGCAACCGTGCGCTTGCTATAGATAGTCAGAATAGAACTTTTATACAACAACAAAAGCAACTTTTAAAAAGCTAA
- a CDS encoding DMT family transporter — protein sequence MTIRKKQHPLIPRISGQTYLWLAILIFGASSAVTRKLTEIGAQHFVDGRNPISLCNVLFVGNLCALILMSLIYRKQWNKATLQRLSKPDWISLTAVAILAGALAPGLIFQALALTKVNNVILIGRIEPPLTLALSVWLLKERISIWQFVGAIAAFIGVILTIVLQPPQISMVSMGGFHLGLGELLVAIGSVAVSISTIISKKYFSQIPLGISSIFRTGLGTIIFFFTALILYGRYHFADIFSPFLWKWMFLYGGLIVVVGQSLWTKGLQNSTVAKATLVGSFTPIVGIIAAYLILGEAPNMAQYIGGSLILAGIFLSRINKTSQKSRKNVTPSEITSAQAAKEIEMDMGFKGI from the coding sequence GTGACTATACGCAAAAAGCAACATCCCCTAATTCCCCGAATTTCAGGACAAACATATCTCTGGTTAGCAATTCTTATTTTTGGAGCATCTAGTGCAGTTACTCGTAAGCTTACAGAGATTGGCGCTCAACACTTTGTAGATGGACGCAATCCAATTTCATTGTGTAATGTTCTATTCGTTGGTAATTTGTGTGCTTTGATACTGATGAGCCTGATTTATCGGAAACAGTGGAACAAAGCCACTTTGCAACGATTGTCAAAACCAGATTGGATTAGTCTTACAGCCGTAGCCATCTTAGCAGGTGCGTTAGCTCCTGGCTTAATTTTTCAAGCATTAGCACTAACAAAAGTAAATAATGTAATTTTGATAGGACGCATAGAACCACCTCTGACTCTAGCTTTATCGGTGTGGTTGCTCAAAGAACGGATCAGTATTTGGCAATTTGTGGGTGCGATCGCTGCTTTTATTGGTGTTATCCTGACTATTGTGCTTCAACCTCCACAGATAAGCATGGTTAGTATGGGAGGTTTTCACTTGGGTTTAGGCGAACTTTTGGTAGCAATTGGCTCTGTAGCTGTATCTATTTCTACAATTATTAGCAAAAAATATTTCTCTCAAATACCATTAGGAATTTCTAGTATTTTTCGTACTGGACTAGGAACTATCATCTTTTTCTTTACGGCTTTAATACTCTATGGCAGATATCATTTTGCTGATATATTCTCACCATTCTTGTGGAAATGGATGTTTCTCTATGGTGGGTTAATTGTAGTAGTAGGTCAGTCATTGTGGACTAAAGGCTTGCAAAACTCTACCGTAGCTAAAGCTACTTTAGTAGGTTCTTTTACCCCAATTGTAGGTATTATTGCAGCTTATTTAATCCTGGGAGAAGCTCCTAATATGGCTCAATATATAGGCGGGAGCTTAATACTAGCAGGTATATTCCTCAGCCGAATTAACAAAACATCTCAAAAATCTCGCAAAAACGTTACGCCTTCAGAAATTACTTCCGCTCAAGCAGCAAAAGAGATAGAAATGGATATGGGATTTAAGGGGATTTAA